A genomic stretch from Natronomonas gomsonensis includes:
- a CDS encoding arsenite methyltransferase — protein MSETPSSEDASPDRDADAQRRLVRERYADIAIDDGESSCCSDTAGSADACCDDSMGTDSERLGYAADDIEAVAEGADLGLGCGNPKAIADLEAGETVLDLGSGAGFDCFLAAREVGDEGHVIGVDMTPEMVGKARANVAKNDATNVEFRLGEIEHLPVADRSVDVVISNCVVNLSPAKAQVFREAFRVLVPGGRLAISDVVLTASLPDAVREDPDSLAACVAGASPIEAIERLLDDAGFVDVRVAPKDDSAEFISEWDDERDLSEYVVSATIEARKPTAERA, from the coding sequence ATGAGTGAGACACCATCCTCCGAGGACGCCTCGCCCGACCGCGACGCCGACGCACAGCGCCGCCTCGTCCGGGAACGGTACGCCGACATCGCCATCGACGACGGTGAGAGTTCCTGCTGTTCTGACACGGCAGGCAGCGCGGACGCCTGCTGTGACGATTCGATGGGGACGGACAGCGAACGACTCGGATACGCCGCCGACGATATCGAGGCGGTCGCCGAGGGTGCGGACCTCGGCCTCGGGTGCGGGAATCCCAAGGCCATCGCCGACCTCGAGGCGGGCGAGACGGTTCTCGATTTGGGTTCGGGGGCCGGTTTCGACTGCTTCCTCGCCGCACGTGAAGTCGGTGACGAAGGCCACGTCATCGGCGTCGACATGACACCCGAGATGGTCGGAAAAGCTCGAGCGAACGTCGCGAAAAACGACGCGACGAACGTGGAGTTCCGACTCGGCGAAATCGAACACCTCCCCGTAGCCGACCGAAGCGTCGACGTCGTCATCTCGAACTGCGTCGTCAACCTCTCGCCGGCCAAAGCGCAGGTGTTCAGGGAGGCGTTCCGCGTGCTGGTCCCCGGTGGACGGCTGGCCATCTCCGACGTAGTACTGACCGCGTCGCTTCCCGACGCCGTCCGGGAGGACCCGGACTCACTGGCGGCCTGTGTCGCCGGTGCGTCGCCCATCGAGGCAATCGAGCGGCTGCTCGACGACGCCGGATTCGTCGACGTTCGCGTCGCGCCGAAAGACGACAGCGCCGAGTTCATCAGTGAGTGGGACGACGAGCGCGACCTGAGCGAGTACGTCGTCTCGGCGACCATCGAGGCTCGAAAACCAACGGCAGAACGGGCCTGA
- a CDS encoding bacterio-opsin activator domain-containing protein, whose product MTNTTTRSRHLVFVDGPGDERSSTRAALSEAGFDVDSADTAAACLDALAEGSVDAVVTAHELPESTGIELIRSIRERFATIPVVLSPEGGSERIAGKALAEGASGYVGSDQSPAELVSRLEACLAERDSIDEETGRYRNLIQTSPTPINIFDENGTTLWGNDAVVELLGLSSRSELIGRSIFDFIHPEDQAVAESELAEIVREEIATGPTYMRLVRDDGEIRRVRIATAPGRFRGERIGQAVAVDVTALRTQEQRLERLNELLAEWIDGETKASITESLVGAAEAELDLPIVTALLLDDDTGELRPVSQTDGAQTYVDEAALLAREGGLAWEVFLAGDPKVVDDPGDGILEGSAPVEQAYLEPLGRHGVLVVGADSGNRDFIEIITENLRAMFDRIERESLLSQRETLLAEQNERLGRLERINGVVRNVAEAVVGASTRAEIEAALCRELVDTDLYMLAWVGEHEPSTGAVHPRASAGDERNYLDAVTITADDSATGWGPAGRAVRTRESQVVNDILTDPPFEPWREAALERGYRAGISLPLAYRDSLYGVLNIYATESGVFDDLERAVLEELSDLVAHAINAIESKRALVSDSVVELELEIEWEDSEYPLVEFLEAESGRTFELEATIPAEEDTYRIISTFEGVSPDAVETFVERTRTAHSVQLLGRRENACTVECVVADDNVVFWLIDHGAVPQTFTLSQGGGRLVVELPGDADVRQFIEMLASEFGDVELRGRRDHERSVRPRQTFLTTVEDRLTDRQREILETAYFSGYFEKPRRRTGGEIAESIGISQPTFSDHLRASQRNLLELLYEDRTVE is encoded by the coding sequence GTGACGAATACTACAACGAGGTCACGTCACCTCGTCTTCGTCGACGGGCCCGGAGACGAGCGTTCGTCCACGCGGGCGGCGCTTTCGGAGGCGGGGTTCGATGTCGATTCCGCCGACACCGCCGCGGCGTGTCTCGACGCTCTCGCGGAGGGGTCGGTCGATGCAGTCGTTACTGCGCACGAACTCCCAGAATCGACCGGAATCGAACTCATCCGGTCGATTCGAGAGCGGTTCGCTACCATCCCGGTGGTGCTGTCTCCGGAGGGTGGCTCGGAGCGAATCGCCGGCAAGGCCCTCGCCGAAGGCGCAAGCGGCTACGTCGGGAGCGACCAATCGCCGGCGGAACTCGTCAGTCGTCTGGAGGCGTGTCTGGCCGAGCGTGACTCCATCGACGAGGAGACCGGCCGGTATCGGAACCTCATCCAGACATCGCCGACGCCGATAAACATCTTCGACGAGAATGGCACTACGCTCTGGGGCAACGACGCCGTCGTCGAATTGCTCGGGCTTTCGAGTCGGTCGGAACTCATCGGCCGGTCGATATTCGATTTTATCCATCCCGAGGACCAAGCGGTCGCCGAATCCGAACTCGCCGAAATCGTCAGAGAGGAAATCGCCACCGGCCCGACGTACATGCGACTCGTTCGTGACGACGGGGAGATTCGGCGCGTCCGCATCGCTACGGCACCGGGCCGCTTTCGCGGTGAACGAATCGGGCAGGCCGTCGCCGTCGACGTGACGGCGCTGCGGACCCAAGAGCAACGCCTCGAACGGCTCAACGAACTCCTCGCGGAGTGGATTGACGGTGAGACGAAGGCATCGATTACTGAGAGCCTCGTCGGTGCGGCCGAAGCGGAACTGGATCTCCCGATAGTTACGGCTCTGCTCCTCGACGATGATACCGGGGAGCTACGGCCGGTTTCGCAAACGGACGGCGCTCAAACGTACGTCGACGAAGCGGCGCTCCTCGCCAGAGAGGGGGGCCTCGCGTGGGAGGTGTTCCTCGCCGGGGACCCGAAAGTCGTCGACGACCCCGGAGATGGGATACTAGAGGGGTCGGCGCCCGTCGAGCAGGCGTATCTCGAACCGCTGGGTCGCCACGGCGTCCTCGTCGTCGGGGCAGACAGTGGGAACCGCGATTTTATCGAAATCATCACCGAGAACCTACGAGCGATGTTCGACCGCATCGAGCGGGAGTCGCTTCTCAGCCAGCGTGAGACGCTGCTGGCGGAGCAAAACGAGCGCCTCGGTCGACTCGAACGGATAAACGGCGTCGTCCGAAACGTCGCCGAGGCGGTGGTGGGAGCGTCGACGCGGGCGGAAATCGAGGCGGCCCTCTGTCGGGAGCTCGTCGACACCGACCTCTACATGTTGGCGTGGGTCGGCGAGCACGAACCGTCGACGGGGGCGGTCCACCCGCGGGCGTCCGCCGGCGACGAACGGAACTATCTCGATGCGGTTACGATTACGGCTGACGACAGCGCGACGGGGTGGGGGCCGGCGGGCCGAGCGGTTCGGACCCGAGAGTCACAGGTAGTGAACGACATCCTCACCGATCCGCCGTTCGAACCGTGGCGTGAGGCCGCACTCGAACGCGGCTATCGGGCGGGCATCTCGCTACCATTGGCGTATCGCGATAGCCTCTACGGCGTTCTCAACATCTATGCGACGGAGTCTGGGGTGTTCGACGACCTCGAGCGGGCGGTTCTCGAGGAGTTGAGCGACCTCGTCGCCCACGCCATCAACGCAATCGAGAGCAAACGGGCGCTTGTCAGCGACTCCGTCGTCGAACTGGAGTTGGAAATCGAGTGGGAGGACTCGGAGTACCCGCTCGTCGAGTTCCTCGAAGCCGAGTCGGGCCGTACCTTCGAACTCGAGGCGACCATTCCCGCGGAGGAGGACACCTACCGGATTATCTCGACGTTCGAGGGCGTCTCGCCGGACGCCGTCGAGACCTTCGTCGAGCGAACCCGAACAGCCCACAGCGTCCAACTGCTCGGTCGACGCGAGAACGCGTGTACCGTCGAGTGTGTCGTCGCTGATGACAACGTCGTGTTCTGGCTCATCGACCACGGTGCCGTCCCCCAGACGTTTACGCTCTCTCAGGGAGGCGGGCGACTCGTCGTCGAACTGCCGGGCGACGCCGACGTCAGGCAGTTCATCGAGATGCTAGCCTCGGAGTTCGGCGACGTCGAGTTGCGCGGTCGACGCGACCACGAACGGAGCGTCCGCCCCCGGCAGACGTTCCTGACGACCGTCGAGGACCGCCTCACCGACCGCCAGCGAGAAATCCTCGAAACGGCGTACTTCAGCGGGTACTTCGAGAAGCCCCGACGGCGGACGGGGGGCGAAATCGCCGAGTCCATCGGCATCTCACAACCAACGTTCAGCGACCACCTCCGAGCAAGCCAGCGAAACCTACTGGAGTTGCTCTACGAGGACCGGACTGTGGAGTGA
- a CDS encoding MgtC/SapB family protein has product MVDPTTAPLSELLLHLLLAGGLGALIGLEREQSESGGSFAGSRTFPLIALYGALVQAFFPAVLSVALGILVVPLAVAYVGKIWYEGDIGLTTLVAALLTAVLGAMVMHSDRGALIAIIVGGAVTVLLSVKDPIHEFAGQIKESERRASAKFILVVLVVLPALPDRSLDALYGLNPRFIWLMVVFVTGLGFVAYVLGQTLGPERGIALTGIVGGFVSSTATTVSMAEKTTQNATLYHVCAFAVVTASIVMFPRALIEIAVVNPDLLPSVALPLGAMTIVGAVAAGVLYWRTASDETVEPEELKNPFRLRPALLFGAIFAVVLLVSEYANEWFGASGVYATAFFSGLADVDAMTITLSQLAAEGTVSTEVATTGIIIAAIANTFVKAVLAWVLGSYRLGMLVSIVLGVVVLSGLAFLVV; this is encoded by the coding sequence ATGGTCGACCCAACAACGGCGCCGCTCAGCGAACTCCTATTACATCTTCTCCTCGCGGGTGGCCTCGGGGCGCTCATCGGTCTGGAACGGGAACAAAGCGAGTCGGGTGGGTCCTTCGCCGGGAGTCGGACGTTCCCGCTGATCGCACTCTACGGGGCGCTCGTTCAGGCCTTCTTCCCGGCGGTGCTGTCCGTCGCACTCGGGATACTCGTCGTGCCACTCGCCGTCGCGTACGTCGGGAAAATCTGGTATGAAGGCGATATCGGCTTGACGACGCTCGTGGCGGCCCTCCTGACGGCCGTTCTCGGTGCAATGGTGATGCATTCCGACCGCGGTGCGCTCATCGCTATCATCGTCGGCGGCGCCGTCACGGTACTGCTTTCGGTGAAAGACCCGATACACGAATTCGCCGGTCAAATCAAAGAAAGCGAACGGCGGGCGTCGGCGAAGTTCATCCTCGTCGTCCTCGTCGTGTTGCCGGCACTCCCCGACCGGTCGCTCGACGCACTCTATGGCCTCAATCCGAGATTCATCTGGTTGATGGTCGTCTTCGTCACTGGGCTCGGGTTCGTGGCGTACGTACTCGGACAAACGCTCGGTCCCGAGCGAGGGATCGCCCTCACGGGAATCGTCGGAGGATTCGTCTCGTCGACTGCAACGACGGTCTCGATGGCGGAGAAGACGACCCAGAACGCGACGCTGTATCACGTCTGTGCCTTCGCGGTCGTCACCGCCTCCATCGTAATGTTCCCCAGAGCACTCATCGAAATCGCGGTGGTCAACCCCGACTTGCTTCCGAGCGTTGCACTGCCGTTGGGGGCGATGACTATCGTCGGCGCTGTCGCCGCCGGGGTGTTGTACTGGCGGACCGCATCCGACGAGACGGTCGAACCGGAGGAACTCAAGAACCCGTTTCGACTGCGGCCTGCTCTGCTCTTCGGGGCCATCTTCGCGGTCGTGTTGCTCGTCTCCGAATACGCCAACGAGTGGTTCGGGGCATCGGGCGTGTACGCGACGGCGTTTTTCTCCGGGCTCGCCGATGTTGATGCGATGACGATTACGTTGAGTCAACTCGCAGCCGAAGGGACAGTCTCGACGGAGGTCGCCACGACGGGAATCATCATCGCGGCTATCGCAAACACCTTCGTCAAGGCCGTGTTGGCGTGGGTTCTCGGTTCCTACAGGTTGGGCATGCTCGTGTCAATCGTACTCGGCGTCGTCGTCCTGAGCGGGCTGGCTTTTCTCGTCGTTTGA
- a CDS encoding RNA-guided endonuclease InsQ/TnpB family protein — protein MKRTNTFTVRPLTGTGEQLLRDLLDASAALWNEVNYQRLMRYNDEAGFEGDVWTADTGQLEGRYKGVLGASTAQQVIRKNSEAWRGFFRLKDQYHDESNTSVTDHPEPPGFRGNEDDGRQLKTVIRNTSYTVEWGDRSRLEILVGHELKDRYDHTGRLRLEIAGDPNWPNYEKQGRLDLWYDETDSIFRASQPVTVSDDTRDTPLAEETAALDIGANNLVACTTTTGEQYLYEGRELFQRFRDTTREIARLQSKLREGRFSSERIRRLYRKRTRRRDHAQEALCRDLLERLYTGGVDTVYIGCLTDVLETHGSVETNAKTHNFWAFKKFTKRFACTAEEYGISVEIRSEAWTSQECPKCGSTDRTTRHQDTLNCPCGFEGHADLTASETFLKRHTQKAVRPMARPVRFEWDDHTWSESPHSHRPKEQRADPSTVLQNGNVASGDS, from the coding sequence ATGAAGCGTACCAACACGTTCACCGTGCGACCGCTCACCGGTACCGGAGAGCAACTGCTACGGGACTTGTTGGACGCTTCCGCCGCTCTCTGGAACGAAGTCAATTACCAGCGTCTCATGCGGTACAACGACGAAGCGGGCTTCGAGGGCGACGTGTGGACCGCCGATACAGGCCAACTCGAAGGCCGGTACAAAGGCGTTCTCGGTGCATCCACCGCCCAACAAGTGATACGGAAGAACAGCGAAGCGTGGCGTGGGTTCTTCCGGCTGAAAGATCAGTATCACGACGAGTCGAATACGTCGGTCACGGACCACCCGGAACCACCGGGCTTCCGTGGCAACGAGGACGATGGACGCCAACTTAAGACCGTCATTCGCAACACGTCGTACACCGTCGAATGGGGCGACCGCTCCCGGCTTGAGATACTGGTTGGGCATGAGTTGAAAGACCGATACGACCACACCGGGCGTCTCCGGCTGGAGATCGCTGGCGACCCGAATTGGCCCAATTACGAGAAACAGGGCCGGTTGGATCTGTGGTACGATGAGACTGATAGCATCTTCCGAGCTTCCCAACCCGTGACTGTGTCTGACGATACACGGGATACTCCACTGGCCGAGGAAACGGCCGCTCTGGACATTGGTGCGAACAATCTCGTCGCCTGTACCACCACGACCGGCGAGCAATATCTGTACGAGGGCCGCGAGTTGTTCCAGCGATTTCGCGATACGACGCGGGAGATTGCCCGATTGCAGTCCAAGCTACGGGAAGGCCGATTCAGTAGCGAGCGTATCCGACGGCTATACCGGAAGCGAACCCGTCGCCGTGACCACGCACAAGAGGCATTGTGTCGTGACCTGCTGGAACGGCTGTACACCGGGGGCGTGGACACGGTGTATATCGGTTGCCTGACCGACGTACTCGAAACACACGGGTCGGTCGAAACCAACGCGAAGACCCACAACTTTTGGGCGTTCAAAAAATTCACCAAACGCTTCGCTTGCACCGCCGAGGAATACGGTATCTCGGTCGAGATTCGGTCGGAAGCGTGGACGAGCCAAGAGTGCCCAAAGTGTGGTTCGACCGACAGGACGACACGGCACCAGGACACGCTCAACTGCCCGTGTGGATTCGAGGGGCACGCCGATCTTACAGCATCAGAAACGTTCCTGAAGCGGCACACACAGAAGGCAGTCAGGCCGATGGCACGGCCCGTGCGGTTCGAGTGGGACGACCACACCTGGTCGGAGTCACCACACTCTCACCGTCCCAAAGAACAGCGCGCAGACCCGAGTACCGTCCTCCAAAACGGGAATGTTGCCTCCGGGGACTCGTAG
- a CDS encoding outer membrane protein assembly factor BamB family protein: MPPSRRRLLELGALSMTALGGCSGLGDPPPDGTPTETPDGTETPDPTATPTDEVAPELVCGTGPLPDAGWPLSERSVGRTNYAPDGDGPTEKPSAEWSVTATAPEQGEVRFTRPIVTDDRIYVGRRVVVGTSVPKPDKQYLQAYDAATGDRLWEYAIAGTPRAVAATDEAVLVADRGTLHAVESGGESARWTHEPDGGVDDVLPIPDGVLVASTRADSDDTVVALLSDGEVEWDVTVDAWLDSSLGWTDGRAYLATNDAELVAIDTDEGEQLWTRNLHDREDRNPATLLVTPCAVFVAVDEALYAADRDGEVAWSVNKSFRDLATDGEYIYGVDGDGYARSLSIEDGDEDWEEFRGAVNERYTDGFFDGLAIDDETLYAGTLEDGLLAISTDSGDVRWVLERDLDGVSVSVVDDTLYAAWGNRLLAFE, translated from the coding sequence ATGCCGCCTTCCAGACGACGACTCCTCGAACTCGGTGCGCTCTCGATGACGGCACTCGGTGGGTGTTCAGGACTCGGTGACCCACCGCCGGACGGGACGCCTACGGAGACACCCGACGGAACTGAGACGCCCGACCCGACGGCAACACCGACCGACGAGGTGGCCCCGGAACTCGTCTGTGGTACCGGACCGCTCCCCGATGCGGGGTGGCCGCTGTCGGAGCGCTCGGTCGGGCGGACGAACTACGCACCCGACGGCGACGGGCCGACGGAGAAACCGAGCGCGGAATGGTCGGTGACGGCGACGGCGCCGGAACAGGGCGAGGTTCGCTTCACCCGCCCCATCGTCACCGACGACCGCATCTACGTCGGCCGACGGGTTGTCGTCGGAACCTCCGTTCCGAAACCGGACAAGCAGTATCTGCAGGCGTACGACGCCGCGACAGGCGACCGCCTGTGGGAGTACGCGATAGCGGGGACGCCCCGAGCGGTTGCGGCCACCGACGAGGCGGTGTTGGTGGCCGACCGGGGGACACTCCACGCCGTCGAATCCGGTGGCGAGTCGGCACGGTGGACGCACGAACCCGACGGTGGCGTCGACGACGTACTCCCGATTCCGGACGGCGTGTTGGTCGCCTCGACGCGGGCCGACAGCGACGACACGGTCGTCGCGCTACTCTCCGATGGCGAGGTCGAGTGGGACGTGACTGTCGACGCGTGGCTGGATTCCTCGCTCGGGTGGACCGACGGTCGGGCGTATCTCGCGACAAACGACGCGGAACTCGTGGCGATAGACACCGACGAAGGCGAACAGCTGTGGACCCGCAACCTCCACGACCGCGAGGACAGGAACCCGGCGACGCTGCTCGTGACGCCGTGTGCGGTGTTCGTCGCGGTCGACGAGGCGCTGTACGCCGCCGACCGCGACGGAGAGGTCGCGTGGTCGGTCAACAAGTCGTTCCGGGATTTGGCGACCGACGGCGAGTACATATACGGCGTCGACGGTGACGGCTACGCCCGTTCGCTGTCCATCGAAGACGGCGACGAAGACTGGGAAGAGTTCCGTGGCGCCGTGAACGAACGCTACACTGACGGGTTCTTCGACGGGCTGGCAATCGACGACGAGACGCTGTACGCGGGAACGCTGGAGGATGGCCTCCTCGCCATCTCGACGGACTCCGGCGACGTACGATGGGTACTCGAACGCGACCTCGACGGGGTTAGCGTGTCGGTCGTCGACGACACGCTGTACGCCGCGTGGGGGAATCGACTGCTCGCGTTCGAATAG
- a CDS encoding ArsR/SmtB family transcription factor, with translation MSRDETDPISRAEQSEGTAGTACCAEVPEVEEDTVVADVQLLSALGNDTRYELVRRIRAAESDVCVCDLEAAVGLSQSAVSQALSRLYSAGLVTRRKEGSWRYYGLTDDAEQLVETLDALRTDDE, from the coding sequence ATGAGTCGAGATGAGACCGACCCTATCTCACGGGCCGAGCAGTCCGAGGGAACAGCCGGGACTGCCTGCTGTGCTGAAGTACCCGAAGTCGAGGAGGACACAGTCGTCGCTGACGTGCAGTTGCTGTCGGCGCTAGGCAACGACACCCGGTACGAACTGGTTCGTCGCATCCGCGCTGCCGAGAGCGACGTCTGCGTCTGCGACCTCGAAGCCGCGGTCGGCCTCAGTCAGAGCGCGGTCAGTCAGGCCCTCTCACGCCTCTACTCGGCGGGGCTGGTGACTCGCCGGAAGGAGGGGTCCTGGCGATACTACGGCCTGACCGACGACGCCGAACAACTCGTCGAGACGCTTGACGCACTCAGGACCGACGATGAGTGA
- a CDS encoding histidine kinase — MAQETQQETQGLGQPIAVRDGSSWQHGVGAGLIGGLVMGVLFSVLMTPVIENAIPALIGLSGGIAGWVVHMSISAVFGIVFVAASTQPRLAAVGESLGGVVSLGLAYGVLLWVVAAGVVMPLWLSAVGFPSPPPLPNLGLMGLFAHLVFGVVLGVSFHYLR, encoded by the coding sequence ATGGCACAAGAAACACAACAGGAAACACAGGGCCTCGGACAGCCCATAGCGGTACGAGACGGTTCGTCGTGGCAACACGGCGTGGGAGCGGGATTGATCGGCGGACTCGTGATGGGTGTGCTGTTTTCGGTGCTGATGACACCCGTCATCGAGAACGCGATTCCGGCGCTCATCGGGCTGTCCGGTGGAATCGCTGGCTGGGTCGTCCACATGTCGATTAGTGCGGTGTTCGGTATCGTCTTCGTCGCGGCGTCGACGCAACCTCGGCTGGCAGCCGTCGGGGAGTCGCTGGGCGGCGTCGTCAGTCTCGGCCTCGCCTACGGCGTTCTCCTGTGGGTGGTCGCCGCGGGCGTTGTCATGCCGCTGTGGCTGTCGGCCGTTGGCTTCCCCAGTCCGCCACCGCTGCCGAACCTCGGACTGATGGGACTGTTCGCACACCTCGTGTTCGGGGTAGTTCTCGGCGTGAGCTTCCACTACCTGCGCTGA
- a CDS encoding cold-shock protein, translating into MANGKVDFFNDTGGYGFISTDDGDLDDDEDVFFHMEDVGGEDLTEGTEVEFDIESSPKGPRAANVVRQ; encoded by the coding sequence ATGGCAAACGGTAAGGTTGACTTCTTCAACGACACAGGCGGCTACGGTTTCATCTCGACTGACGACGGCGACCTCGACGACGACGAAGACGTGTTCTTCCACATGGAGGATGTCGGCGGCGAAGACCTCACGGAAGGTACTGAGGTCGAGTTCGACATCGAGTCCTCGCCCAAGGGGCCTCGCGCAGCGAACGTCGTTCGGCAGTAA